From Labrus bergylta chromosome 22, fLabBer1.1, whole genome shotgun sequence, one genomic window encodes:
- the haus3 gene encoding HAUS augmin-like complex subunit 3: protein MLDGGQFVEALGRLGYPGASSLKGAEFDWLFDCAPENLHFLRFVCRTLNRSNVLTTEEAQAFKELRKSGRPILDEAALGEVLKTIGPSDRSSANILGPSFSSSSSVFAAEGDVATEDLEAELQALRKEKDLKQRRYNRLQVVATSRADVDLRLSAELESATCKLKDTSASIGAENAGTNALLQNLTEEVCKLASYLPGLEAKQKGKGETADASNLCLSKHPAVLISQMSLDPYLHQEELNTKTLTAFTQKHFFQGISDIVETSCSERFQVLDLSSCEDGEEEEKEHEDGERDVRVVERRRTEMARLQWSHIVAQHQLMQATAEEKSLKVGLDWLSEKSSHTKSISTSSSLHVREVVSRKELQAVEAELEALLHGPVPAALRESARLLNVPVVRGDLDLQVARQEYYTSRQNQVRDYLLRQKASFDLVHLAQEMEHRRWRMCFKQLEDVNSRLTKEGEAATLRIESLAHPDLAINTRPNPIISSKDAAFSRLLQILDHDSDHSRSEPFRTYEALDQAAHDLAGNLQVTREALAGAGREQHYTAARLYNDCEALHRAMYTELQQLVLRPQVRQTASTDQEQLCPNAQELTSKLVEAESQLQSLQHVMQEIMGEVKSKRSQLERNALLRRERDLYVYFHLDARLLQKIVEDVEGKMTAKKGQQ from the exons ATGTTAGACGGTGGCCAGTTTGTGGAAGCCCTGGGCCGTCTAGGTTATCCTGGTGCATCGTCATTGAAGGGGGCTGAGTTTGACTGGCTGTTTGACTGTGCCCCGGAGAACCTTCACTTCTTGCGTTTCGTCTGTCGGACCCTCAACCGGAGCAATGTTCTCACCACAGAGGAGGCACAGGCTTTTAAGGAGCTACGGAAATCCGGAAGGCCAATTCTGGATGAAGCAGCCCTGGGCGAGGTCCTGAAGACCATCGGTCCTTCAGACAGAAGCAGTGCCAACATATTAGGGCCCTCTttttcatcctcatcctcagtgTTTGCAGCAGAAGGGGATGTGGCCACAGAGGACTTAGAAGCAGAACTTCAGGCTCTGCGTAAAGAGAAAGACCTGAAGCAAAGACGCTATAACAGGTTGCAGGTTGTAGCCACCTCCCGTGCAGATGTTGACCTGCGACTTTCAGCAGAGCTTGAGAGTGCTACATGCAAGCTAAAGGACACCAGTGCTTCCATCGGAGCTGAGAATGCTGGCACCAATGCGCTGTTACAAAACCTTACAGAAGAGGTGTGCAAGCTTGCTTCATACCTTCCAGGTCTGGAAGCCAAGCAAAAAGGAAAGGGAGAAACTGCAGACGCATCAAACCTTTGTCTCTCCAAACACCCTGCTGTGCTGATCTCTCAGATGTCTTTGGATCCCTACCTGCATCAGGAGGAGCTCAACACGAAAACACTCACTGCCTTCACACAGAAGCATTTCTTTCAGGGGATCTCTGACATTGTTGAGACTTCCTGCTCTGAGCGCTTTCAGGTGCTTGACCTCAGTTCTTGTGAAgatggagaagaggaagaaaaggagcatgaggatggagagagggacGTGAGGGTGGTGGAGCGCAGGAGGACAGAAATGGCCAGACTTCAGTGGTCTCATATTGTGGCTCAGCACCAACTGATGCAGGCCACAGCTGAGGAGAAAAGTCTCAAAGTTGGACTGGACTGGCTCTCTGAGAAGTCCTCTCATACTAAG AGCATCTCAACCTCCTCCTCACTGCATGTCCGTGAAGTTGTGTCCCGGAAGGAGCTGCAAGCGGTGGAGGCTGAGCTGGAGGCTCTGCTCCATGGACCTGTACCTGCTGCCCTTAGGGAGTCAGCCAGGCTGCTTAATGTGCCTGTAGTGAGGGGAGACCTGGACCTGCAAGTTGCAAGACAGGAATACTACACCTCCAGACAGAATCAG GTACGTGACTACCTACTCCGCCAGAAGGCCTCCTTTGACCTGGTACACCTGGCTCAGGAGATGGAGCATAGGAGGTGGCGGATGTGTTTTAAGCAGCTGGAAGATGTTAACAGCAGACTGACAAAAGAAGGTGAAGCTGCAACCCTGAGAATTGAGTCCCTTGCACACCCTGACCTTGCTATCAACACCAGGCCCAACCCTATCATCAGCTCCAAGGATGCAGCCTTCAGCAG ACTGCTCCAGATCCTTGACCATGATTCAGACCACAGTCGATCAGAGCCCTTTCGGACATATGAAGCACTGGACCAGGCTGCTCACGACCTTGCAGGAAACCTCCAAGTGACCAGAGAGGCTCTAGCAGGCGCCGGCCGTGAGCAACACTACACAGCTGCTCGACTCTACAACGACTGTGAGGCGCTCCACAGGGCCATGTACACCGAGCTCCAGCAGCTGGTCTTAAGGCCGCAGGTACGTCAAACGGCCTCCACTGACCAGGAGCAGCTCTGTCCCAATGCACAG GAGCTAACCTCAAAACTTGTGGAAGCAGAGTCGCAGCTCCAGAGTTTGCAGCATGTAATGCAAGAAATCATGGGGGAAGTCAAATCTAAGCGTTCCCAGCTGGAGCGCAATGCCCTCCTCAGGCGGGAGAGGGATTTATATGTCTACTTCCACTTGGATGCACGGCTACTGCAGAAAATAGTGGAGGATGTGGAGGGCAAAATGACTGCAAAGAAAgggcagcagtaa
- the LOC109988735 gene encoding prostaglandin reductase 1, whose translation MVQAKTWVLIKHFDGFPKNTNFELKVEELPKPKDGEVLLEAVFLSVDPYMRPFSAFRMKEGDVMIGTQVAKVIQSKNPAFPVGSHVVSRSGWRTHSVSDGTDLVPVMPEWPQDVSLSLALGSIGMPGLTALYGIEEVLGLQKGETLLVNAAAGAVGSMVGQIAKIKGCKVVGSAGSDAKVAFLKELGFDEAFNYKTVGSLEEALKKASPEGYDCFFENVGGASSSVALQQMKNFGRIAVCGSISTYNDTNPQTGPYPHFTMIVKQLKMEGFMQSRWEHKHPESIKRLMGWLKEGKLQFREHITKGFENMPAAFMGLLQGENIGKAVVAV comes from the exons ATGGTCCAAGCTAAGACATGGGTCCTCATCAAGCACTTTGACGGCTTCCCGAAGAATACCAACTTTGAGCTGAAAGTGGAGGAGCTCCCTAAGCCCAAAGATGGAG aggtTCTTTTGGAAGCTGTGTTTCTTAGCGTCGACCCGTATATGAG GCCCTTCAGTGCATTTCGCATGAAAGAGGGCGATGTGATGATTGGAACTCAAGTTGCCAA agtGATTCAGAGTAAGAACCCAGCATTTCCTGTGGGGAGCCATGTTGTCAGCCGCAGCGGCTGGAGAACCCACTCAGTCAGCGACGGGACAGACCTCGTTCCTGTAATGCCTGAATGGCCACAGGACGTGTCCCTGTCCCTGGCTCTGGGTTCCATTGGCATGCCGGG TCTGACAGCTCTCTACGGGATAGAAGAAGTCTTGGGTCTCCAGAAAGGTGAAACCCTGCTTGTGAACGCTGCAGCCGGGGCGGTGGGCTCCATGGTTGGCCAGATTGCAAAGATCAAAGGCTGCAAGGTGGTCGGCTCAGCAGGCTCTGATGCCAAGGTGGCTTTCCTCAAAGAACTGGGCTTCGACGAGGCCTTCAACTATAAGACTGTAGGTTCCCTGGAGGAGGCTCTGAAGAAGGCGTCTCCGGAGGGATACGACTGCTTCTTTGAAAAT GTTGGAGGGGCTTCTTCAAGCGTTGCCTTGCAACAAATGAAGAACTTTGGAAGAATAGCAGTTTGTGGATCCATTTCTACATACAATGACACCAACCCCCAAACAG GCCCGTACCCCCACTTTACCATGATCGTCAAACAGCTAAAGATGGAGGGCTTCATGCAGAGCAGGTGGGAGCACAAGCATCCTGAATCCATCAAGAGGCTGATGGGATGGTTAAAGGAG GGCAAGCTGCAGTTTCGGGAGCACATCACAAAAGGCTTTGAAAACATGCCAGCTGCTTTTATGGGGTTGCTGCAAGGAGAAAATATCGGCAAGGCTGTTGTTGCAGTGTGA
- the txnb gene encoding thioredoxin: MVREVENLEDFQNILKEAGDKLVVVDFTATWCGPCKQIGPKFVEESKKPENKNVIFLKVDVDEAEDVSGQCKISCMPTFQFYKNGVKIDEFSGANAAQLVEKIQAHRT; this comes from the exons ATGGTTCGCGAAGTGGAAAACCTG GAGGATTTCCAAAACATCCTGAAGGAGGCTGGAGACAAGCTGGTGGTGGTGGACTTCACTGCCACGTGGTGTGGCCCCTGTAAACAGATCGGCCCAAAGTTTGTT GAAGAGTCgaaaaaacctgaaaacaagAATGTGATTTTCCTGAAGGTGGACGTGGATGAGGCTgag GATGTGAGTGGACAATGTAAAATCTCGTGCATGCCAACATTCCAATTTTACAAGAATGGCGTGAAG ATCGACGAGTTCTCCGGGGCTAATGCCGCCCAACTGGTCGAGAAAATCCAAGCTCACAGAACATAA